In the genome of Calothrix sp. PCC 6303, the window TGTTGTGACCCCTTTTCCTTGTTTTAGGGTTCCTGCTACTTTTAAAGCTGCAATTGAAGCATCACGAGTTTCCCCAGAATTAAAAAGTGCATCGGAAGAATTTAGCTGTGCTTCCACTGCGTTAACATCAGCTTGTTGTCTTTGCTCATCAGCTTGTTGTTTTTGCTTATTTGCTTCCCATGCTTGATAACCTGCCGTTACAGACAATAAAGCCAGACCAAATCCCGCAACTATTGAACCAGTCAAAGCACGTTTGAGAAATTTATTTAACTTGGTTTCGCTGATTTTCCTTTGTTCCCTTTCCTTCTCCAATTCATCCATCAACACCTTTAATTTTGGTTCCTGTTGCTGACGAATAAACACAGCAATATAATCATGAACCAATTGATAACGGTCATCAGTTTTTTCTGGCAACAACAACACCAACCCAGATTTAACTAAAATCTCTACAACTAAATTTAATTGGTGAATATCTAATCCATGAGAACTATTAACCAATTCCTCTAAATCTCGCTCTAATTCCGCACGAGTTTTCAACGGACGAGTTCCTTTATCATCCGTCAGGGAATACAACAAAAATTCTGCCACCTGCATATTTTCTGTACCGCAGTTTTTCACAACTGCTTGCAAGTAGCGCTTAACTAATTCTTCCTTGGCTTTCTCACCACTTTGATTACCTAATAAATCATATTTCGCCAAAGTATTAATATTCTCAGCTTGCAATTGTGCCCCCACAATTTGCAACTCAATTGGACGCACTTCTCCCCAGGAACCCGCTAAATCCTCCACCAATTTATCAACTAAAGCAGCTTCCAAAGGAAAATTTGCACCCTCAGTTAAACGCTGAATAATTGATTTGGCATCGTCAGGTTTAAAATTTCCCAATTCATACAAAACATTACTGCTGAGAATATCATTACCAATAATATTCATACTTGATAATTTGTTGCATTCCAACAAATAATGCAAATAATCCACCCGCAACGACAAAATTACCTTTACCGAAAGAAGATTGAGATAATCAGCCAAAAATCCAAAAAATTCTAGCCTTTGTTCTGGTTCCGTGCAAACAAAGAAAAATTCCTCAAACTGGTCAAAAATTAAAACCGTGCGAATATTACGCTGTTCAATTTCTGTTAATTTCTCAAATATCGTAGAACCTAACCCTTCAAATCCAATTTGTTTTGCTAATTCTTCCTGCCAATTCGTGTAAACTCGCATTACCACAGGTAAATTATCTTTAATCCCAATCGCTTTATTTTTCAAAGCTGGCTCAAGTCCCGCATTTACCAGCGAACTCTTACCCACACCCGACTGTCCATAAATTACCGTTAACTTATGCTGAGTATCACCAACACGTTCAACTAATCTTTCTACATCCAATTGACGAGTAGATGCAGCTATTTCCGGCGCGACTTTTTCGCTATATTTATTATGTTGAATATTTCTCTGATTTTCTGTACTAAAACCATCACCTTTAAATGACTGCAATCTTCCCGCACCAATAAAAGCCCGTAAACCAAATTGCTGTTCGACAGAAAATTGCTCTTGTTTAATATCATAAGCTTTGAGATATTCTTTCTGCTCAAAATACAGTTTTTGTAAATAGTTTAATATATCTAGATAAAGTCTTACGTCTGCTAGAGGTTTGCTTAGTTCCCTCGCTGTTTCTAAATTGCTAATTGCTTCTGATTTCTCACCTAAATAATATTGAGACTTAGCTAAAATACATAGATATAGACCTCTCTCCAAACCTCTCTCCTGCGAGGAGAGAGGCTTTAAATTTTCCCTCATTCCCATGCTCTGCGTGGGAACGGATTCACCGAGGCTCTGCCTCGATTCTCTAACAAGAGGCAGAGCCTCTGAGAAAGTCATTTCCAGGCTGGAGCCTGGAAACGAGGATACTGGGGAGCCTGTTGTCAAAGAAGTATTTTCTTGCCCCTCTCCACGTCGGAGAGGGGTTGGGGAGAGGTGTTTTATTAAATCCAATGCTTGCCGAACATAACTATTAGCATCTCGCCAATTTTCTTCACCCAAAGCAGCTTCAGCTAAAAATCCATAATCTCTCGCCAAATCTAGCGGTTTATTTTCTGCGCGATGCGTTTCTAATAATTGAGTAAATATCTTTTTTAAAACATTCCATTCCTGTAAATTTCGCAGGATTTCGCCAAATATAACGCTATCATGATTAATTAAATCTAGTCTTTGATTATTCTCAATCAAACCTAAATATTCTTGAATGTAATTCTTCGTAGCTTGCCAGTCAAGATGATTCTTATCTGTATGTTTAATAGCTTTTAAATAATAGCAAATACAAATTTCTCCAAGAATCTTTACTTGACGTTCTAATTTGTTTCCATTATGTAAGTTACTTTCATTTGATTCATCTGCTAATTTGTTTTCTACACGATCAACTTGTCTCCACAAACTTAAAGCTTTTTGATAATGTTCCAGTGCTGTATCTTTTTGATTAATATTTTTATTAACAAAACCCAACAAGCATTCTAAATCAGCTTCTAATTCCCAATCTAAAATTTGAGAACTGGAAAAATCTTTATCACCTAATAAATCTCTTTGCGCTGCTTCTAATTCTAATTTTAATATTAAATAATCATCTACCAAATAATCATCTTCACCCAATCTCAAATTATTGCTAAACCATAAATTAGCAATATCCCGAAAATGATTTCCTAACTCATCCTGCTGAATTACAAAATTTTTACTAGTTGCCCAACTTTCAAAATCTGGGGCAAACTGCATTAATTGCTTGTAAACATCATCATTAATCCACAACACCAATGGAAACGGAAAATGCTTGCGAAAATCCTCCCGTACCTGATTTACTGCCGTCAACATCTGTGGAAGTCCTTCCACCCTATCCAAACCCAAAACCATCAATGCAGCAGGTAAATCCTCACCAAATTCCTCCCCAATCGCAGCAAACAGAGTTCTCCCCGACTCCCGCAACTGCAACACACTAATTTCTACCGGACAGATTTCTATTAACCTGGATATAATACGCGATCGCAAACTCGCATAATTACACCTTGCCAAAATCAGCTTAAACTTACCCGCAGAGTTTTCAATAGCCCAAGCGAGTTGCTGTAAAGCTTTTTCATTATTTACTTCTAATGAGGTTTCCCGCTGTTCTTCCTGCATAGGATTTTGGATTTTGATAGTTTTTTTAGTAGTCCTCTTTTTAGAGAACTTGGGTTGTTAGAGAGGAAATTATACCCTTTCCGACTCCGATGAAGTACAAAAGAACCCCTCCCCAACCCTCCCCGCTAGCGGGGCTACGGTGTACACACAAGTCTTTTAGAGTTGTCTCCCAGGTTTTTCGATCCCCCAACCCCCTTAAAAAGGGGGCAAATGTCTCTCAAAGTCCCCCTTGAAAAGGGGGATTTAGGGGGATCTACGACGATTTTGATTTTGAACAGAGATGTGTGTACACCGTAGGCTAGCGGGGAGGGTGCCCGATAGGGCGGGTGGGGTGTATTCTGATGTGATTGGGAAACGCTATAAATTCCCTGTTTCCAGAAATATTCTTCAAATTTGCAAAATGCGATCGCATTTTGCACCCTACTGTAATTCCCGCGCTTCTGCCAAAATCGGGTTAACATCAAACCAAAATTCCCCATTATCCCGATATTCAAACACGAACCGACTGCGAATCAACTTTTGATACCCCATATCATCGCTAACTTTTTTCTTTTCCTTCACCCGATGTAATAATTCCCACTCCTCATCGGAAATTGGTAGCACCATTTCATTGCGACGACCAACAATCACGGTTTCCAAAGTCCCACGGGTAAGGGGAAGTGTCATCTCCTCCTGAATGCAGGTATTTAGTAGCTTCAGTAAATCCCGCAC includes:
- a CDS encoding WD40 repeat domain-containing protein, whose product is MQEEQRETSLEVNNEKALQQLAWAIENSAGKFKLILARCNYASLRSRIISRLIEICPVEISVLQLRESGRTLFAAIGEEFGEDLPAALMVLGLDRVEGLPQMLTAVNQVREDFRKHFPFPLVLWINDDVYKQLMQFAPDFESWATSKNFVIQQDELGNHFRDIANLWFSNNLRLGEDDYLVDDYLILKLELEAAQRDLLGDKDFSSSQILDWELEADLECLLGFVNKNINQKDTALEHYQKALSLWRQVDRVENKLADESNESNLHNGNKLERQVKILGEICICYYLKAIKHTDKNHLDWQATKNYIQEYLGLIENNQRLDLINHDSVIFGEILRNLQEWNVLKKIFTQLLETHRAENKPLDLARDYGFLAEAALGEENWRDANSYVRQALDLIKHLSPTPLRRGEGQENTSLTTGSPVSSFPGSSLEMTFSEALPLVRESRQSLGESVPTQSMGMRENLKPLSSQERGLERGLYLCILAKSQYYLGEKSEAISNLETARELSKPLADVRLYLDILNYLQKLYFEQKEYLKAYDIKQEQFSVEQQFGLRAFIGAGRLQSFKGDGFSTENQRNIQHNKYSEKVAPEIAASTRQLDVERLVERVGDTQHKLTVIYGQSGVGKSSLVNAGLEPALKNKAIGIKDNLPVVMRVYTNWQEELAKQIGFEGLGSTIFEKLTEIEQRNIRTVLIFDQFEEFFFVCTEPEQRLEFFGFLADYLNLLSVKVILSLRVDYLHYLLECNKLSSMNIIGNDILSSNVLYELGNFKPDDAKSIIQRLTEGANFPLEAALVDKLVEDLAGSWGEVRPIELQIVGAQLQAENINTLAKYDLLGNQSGEKAKEELVKRYLQAVVKNCGTENMQVAEFLLYSLTDDKGTRPLKTRAELERDLEELVNSSHGLDIHQLNLVVEILVKSGLVLLLPEKTDDRYQLVHDYIAVFIRQQQEPKLKVLMDELEKEREQRKISETKLNKFLKRALTGSIVAGFGLALLSVTAGYQAWEANKQKQQADEQRQQADVNAVEAQLNSSDALFNSGETRDASIAALKVAGTLKQGKGVTTANQMQTTAALREAVHSNYPFTERTTLIGHSDAVNGVAWSADGKTLASASGDKTIKIWDATTIKPLKTLTGHSDRVRGVVWNADGKTLASASSDTTIKLWDATTGKLLKTLTGHSSAVNGVAWSADGKTLASASSDTTIKLWDETTGKPLKTLTGHSDGVISVAWSADGKTLASASLDNTIKLWDATMGKPLKTLAGHSDAVYGVAWSADGKTLASASWDNTIKLWDATTGKPLKTLNGHSDHVYGVAWSADGKTLASASDDKKVILWDLDFNNLVKSACSRLDNYLPFRAEVLGDLKSCQSPSVLARAAEMLVVQGEELARNGDAEAAVTKFQQAQKWNPQLKFDPETKAQEVKDRRTVE